One genomic segment of Catalinimonas alkaloidigena includes these proteins:
- a CDS encoding response regulator encodes MKGRKILIVDDEKEICFLLSALLKHMGYSTDQAFSIEEAMAKLKKQSYDLFFLDLNLPDGLGYHLAPVIKKYCKNARIVMISAHDGMLKQIQSEVDGIDHFIDKPFNKEKINEALIKLNMYNYSSG; translated from the coding sequence ATGAAAGGGAGGAAAATTCTTATTGTAGATGACGAGAAAGAAATTTGCTTTTTACTCTCCGCGCTATTAAAACACATGGGTTATTCAACTGATCAAGCCTTTTCTATTGAGGAAGCCATGGCTAAGTTGAAAAAGCAGTCATATGATTTATTTTTTTTAGATTTGAATCTTCCTGATGGTTTAGGCTATCACTTGGCGCCAGTGATTAAAAAATATTGTAAAAATGCAAGAATTGTTATGATTAGTGCTCATGATGGTATGCTAAAACAAATACAATCTGAAGTAGATGGAATTGACCATTTCATAGACAAACCTTTTAATAAGGAAAAAATCAATGAAGCGTTAATAAAACTTAATATGTATAATTATTCCTCAGGTTAG
- a CDS encoding response regulator codes for MSTKQAKTITILMADDDPDDRMLTKEALMENKLANDLHFVEDGEELMDYLLKRGKYNEDNAPKPGLILLDLNMPKKDGREALTEIKADPTLRRIPIIVLTTSKAEEDILRTYDLGISSFITKPVTFDDLVEVAKAIGNYWFGIVVLPNDKD; via the coding sequence ATGAGTACTAAGCAGGCAAAGACAATCACAATTCTGATGGCAGATGACGATCCTGATGACAGGATGCTAACCAAAGAAGCATTAATGGAAAATAAGCTGGCAAACGATCTGCATTTTGTTGAAGATGGAGAAGAGTTGATGGATTATTTGCTTAAAAGAGGAAAGTATAACGAAGATAATGCTCCCAAACCCGGTTTAATTCTTCTTGATCTCAATATGCCTAAAAAAGATGGTAGAGAAGCCCTCACCGAGATAAAAGCTGATCCTACCTTAAGACGTATACCAATTATAGTATTGACAACTTCCAAAGCAGAGGAAGATATATTGAGAACATATGACTTAGGCATAAGTTCTTTTATCACCAAACCTGTGACCTTTGATGATCTGGTAGAAGTGGCGAAAGCCATTGGAAATTATTGGTTTGGCATTGTGGTTTTACCAAATGATAAAGATTAG
- a CDS encoding GH1 family beta-glucosidase, which produces MQVQDFGDSFYWGVSSAAYQTEGAYIKDGKGLSIWDKFVSEKGKIYQNQHANTACDFYHRYAEDIGILKQLGIDNFRFSISWPRIFPEGSGTVNQKGLDFYKRVIDSCLENDITPWITLYHWDLPLALSHKGGWTNRDIIGWFSDFVDTCSRAYGDQVNHWMVLNEPLVFTGAGYFLGIHAPGMQGLLPFLSTVHHAAMCQAAGGRVLRSNLPKAEIGTTFSCTMVEPMSNHHKDLSATRRVDALLNRLFIEPALGLGYPVDYFHSLHRIEKYMRPDDEIALQFEFDFIGLQNYTREIIRHSFFTPYIHARQVDAEKRRVPTTLMRWEVYPESIYHILKLFHQRYNLDKIIITENGAAFKDFWRNGKIEDPQRKHYLKQYIAQCLRAKQEGVPLAGYFVWTLTDNFEWAEGYQPTFGLVHVDHSTQKRTIKSSGRWYSKFVSGL; this is translated from the coding sequence TTGCAAGTACAGGATTTCGGTGACTCTTTTTATTGGGGGGTATCTTCAGCTGCATACCAAACAGAGGGCGCTTATATCAAAGACGGCAAAGGTCTATCCATCTGGGATAAATTTGTCAGTGAAAAAGGTAAAATCTATCAGAATCAACATGCTAATACTGCCTGTGACTTTTACCATCGCTATGCTGAGGATATTGGTATACTCAAACAATTAGGCATAGATAATTTTCGTTTTTCAATTTCATGGCCTCGTATTTTTCCTGAGGGTTCAGGTACAGTAAATCAAAAAGGACTGGATTTTTACAAAAGAGTGATTGATAGCTGTTTGGAAAATGATATCACGCCCTGGATAACCTTATACCATTGGGACTTACCGCTTGCGCTTAGCCATAAAGGGGGGTGGACCAATCGTGATATCATTGGCTGGTTCTCAGATTTTGTGGATACCTGTAGCAGAGCGTATGGCGATCAGGTTAATCACTGGATGGTGCTTAATGAGCCATTGGTTTTTACGGGAGCAGGATACTTTTTAGGAATACATGCTCCAGGCATGCAGGGATTGTTACCCTTTCTTTCAACTGTTCATCATGCAGCCATGTGCCAGGCGGCAGGAGGACGCGTGTTAAGGTCAAACCTCCCTAAAGCGGAAATCGGTACAACATTCTCTTGTACAATGGTAGAGCCGATGTCTAATCACCATAAAGATTTAAGTGCTACGCGTAGAGTGGATGCTCTACTCAACAGGTTATTCATTGAACCGGCCTTAGGTTTAGGCTATCCAGTAGATTACTTTCATTCGCTTCACCGCATAGAAAAGTATATGCGCCCCGATGATGAAATAGCCCTTCAGTTTGAATTTGACTTCATAGGTCTACAAAACTATACCCGTGAAATCATTCGTCACTCATTCTTTACTCCCTATATCCACGCCCGCCAGGTAGATGCTGAAAAAAGACGGGTTCCGACAACCCTCATGCGATGGGAAGTATATCCTGAATCAATTTATCACATTCTGAAATTGTTTCATCAAAGATACAATCTGGATAAAATCATCATCACTGAAAACGGGGCAGCATTTAAGGACTTCTGGCGAAATGGTAAGATTGAGGACCCTCAACGAAAGCATTATCTTAAGCAGTACATTGCCCAATGTCTTCGGGCAAAGCAAGAAGGAGTCCCGCTGGCCGGATACTTTGTGTGGACTTTAACGGATAATTTTGAATGGGCCGAGGGGTACCAGCCTACCTTTGGATTGGTTCATGTAGATCACTCTACTCAAAAACGTACCATTAAGAGTTCAGGCAGGTGGTACAGTAAGTTTGTTAGCGGTCTGTAG
- a CDS encoding ATP-binding protein has product MHQTFEYSTQLVETIMDNTDDGIILFSPVFDQQNEIVDLKYIFVNRAAEILIGIDREALLEKTILNTYTTHNFSNLFEAYKQAYLSEKEYRKEKYFTEDGLQKWYNISAKRCESVLLVTFNDISGFMALINEKSRSESLYRTLIRSLPHAEVALVDEKLNLLLSDGAALKAFGHQQKLQEKTNLVDILSAEEKEEVLPVLKACLKGKTKKLEMERESALYRLHFIPVKDDEHRIFAVLIVSEDIGIFNFSNDELRNKIYELENANESLEQFAYVASHDLQEPLRKIRAFGDRLQSKYQEQLDETAQDYINRMQNAAGRMQKLIDDLLKYSRVGRFQDPFQEVNLDELFSNIIEHLEERINDNHARVEVKTLPTVLGDVSTLEQLFTNLLTNALKFKKADQAPLIKVWSENVHEEGEARHQIYLQDNGIGFDEKYLDKIFNIFQRLHGRNAYEGTGIGLAICRKITEMHGGSISATAKLGEGATFIVTLPVISK; this is encoded by the coding sequence ATGCATCAAACTTTTGAATATTCTACCCAACTGGTAGAGACAATCATGGATAATACTGATGATGGTATTATTCTTTTTTCGCCTGTTTTCGATCAACAAAATGAAATTGTCGATCTGAAATACATTTTTGTAAACCGTGCAGCTGAAATACTTATTGGTATTGATAGAGAAGCGCTGTTGGAGAAAACTATTCTTAATACCTACACCACGCATAATTTCTCCAATCTATTTGAAGCCTATAAGCAGGCCTACCTGAGTGAGAAAGAGTATCGTAAAGAGAAATATTTTACAGAAGACGGTCTTCAAAAATGGTATAACATTAGCGCGAAGCGGTGTGAGTCTGTCCTTTTGGTGACCTTCAATGATATATCCGGTTTTATGGCATTGATCAATGAAAAAAGCCGGAGCGAAAGCTTATATAGAACATTGATCAGAAGTCTTCCTCACGCAGAAGTTGCCTTAGTAGATGAAAAGTTGAACTTACTACTTTCTGACGGAGCCGCGTTAAAGGCTTTCGGACATCAGCAAAAACTTCAGGAAAAAACGAATTTGGTAGACATCCTTTCTGCCGAAGAAAAAGAGGAAGTGCTGCCGGTACTTAAAGCATGTCTTAAAGGAAAAACAAAGAAGCTGGAAATGGAAAGAGAAAGCGCTCTTTACAGACTCCACTTTATTCCAGTAAAAGATGATGAGCATAGAATTTTTGCTGTGCTCATCGTATCTGAAGATATCGGTATTTTTAATTTTTCCAATGATGAGCTAAGAAACAAAATTTATGAACTAGAAAACGCTAATGAAAGCCTGGAGCAGTTTGCCTATGTTGCGTCACACGACCTTCAGGAACCCTTGCGTAAAATCAGAGCTTTTGGTGACAGGTTGCAATCCAAATATCAGGAGCAGCTAGATGAAACTGCGCAGGATTATATCAACAGAATGCAGAATGCCGCAGGCCGTATGCAGAAACTGATTGATGACCTTCTAAAATACTCACGGGTTGGTCGTTTTCAGGACCCCTTTCAGGAAGTTAATCTTGATGAACTCTTCAGTAACATTATTGAACATCTGGAAGAAAGAATCAATGATAATCACGCGCGGGTAGAAGTCAAAACCTTACCTACTGTACTGGGTGATGTAAGCACACTAGAACAGTTGTTTACTAACCTGCTTACCAATGCGCTCAAGTTCAAAAAGGCAGACCAGGCTCCTTTGATTAAAGTTTGGTCCGAAAATGTTCATGAAGAGGGGGAGGCCAGGCACCAAATCTATTTGCAGGATAATGGAATTGGCTTTGATGAAAAATATTTAGATAAGATTTTTAATATTTTTCAGCGCTTACACGGCCGCAATGCCTACGAAGGCACCGGCATTGGCCTCGCCATATGTAGAAAAATTACAGAGATGCACGGAGGTAGCATAAGTGCAACTGCTAAACTAGGAGAGGGAGCTACATTCATAGTTACCCTACCGGTAATAAGTAAATAA
- a CDS encoding sigma-54-dependent transcriptional regulator gives MAKKILIVDDDQDIRLLLDKFLSKNGYETKTAYDSSSAIETLKSGKCDLVLCDFKLPDINGLELIQKIKVINPEAALIIITGYSDVKVAVKAIKLGVYDYVTKPLYPDEILITIEQALNNKKDQSKPKKPKQKKFIIGDSPQANQVMKHIKLIAPTDMSVIIQGETGTGKEFVANEIHNYSKRKAAPFVAIDCGALPKDLAGSELFGHVKGAFTGALNDKEGSFESANGGTLFLDEIGNLSYENQVKLLRVIQERKIKKIGGTKDIPIDVRLIVATNENLSEAVKQGDFREDLYHRFNEFKIYLAPLRERSTDVKVFARYFLDNANQELGKEVKDFEPEVLAKMKDYYWHGNLRELYNVVKRSVLLAQTDKITLECLPEEIKSPVYFEQSEPVSQEAQGEPSNLKSVSKIAEREAIISVLEKTGYNKTKAADVLNIDRKTLYNKMKSYNIDL, from the coding sequence ATGGCTAAAAAAATTCTAATTGTTGATGATGATCAGGATATCCGCCTATTATTGGATAAGTTTCTAAGCAAAAATGGTTATGAAACCAAAACCGCTTATGACAGCTCATCTGCCATAGAAACACTCAAATCAGGCAAATGTGATCTTGTATTATGTGATTTCAAGTTACCTGATATAAACGGATTGGAGCTTATCCAAAAAATCAAAGTAATCAATCCCGAAGCTGCGCTAATTATAATTACAGGATACTCAGATGTGAAGGTGGCTGTTAAAGCTATTAAACTTGGCGTATATGATTACGTAACCAAGCCCCTTTATCCGGATGAGATTCTTATCACTATAGAGCAAGCGCTTAATAATAAAAAGGATCAGAGCAAACCGAAAAAACCTAAGCAAAAGAAATTTATCATAGGTGACAGCCCTCAGGCAAACCAAGTGATGAAGCATATCAAGCTTATTGCACCGACTGATATGTCAGTGATAATTCAGGGTGAAACCGGTACCGGAAAAGAATTTGTCGCAAATGAAATTCATAATTACAGCAAAAGAAAAGCAGCCCCCTTTGTTGCCATAGACTGTGGCGCACTACCCAAAGACCTGGCTGGCAGTGAACTCTTCGGACATGTAAAAGGTGCATTTACAGGAGCTCTTAATGATAAAGAGGGTAGTTTTGAATCTGCCAATGGTGGAACACTCTTTCTGGACGAAATCGGTAATTTATCTTACGAAAATCAGGTCAAGCTGCTAAGGGTTATTCAGGAAAGAAAAATCAAGAAGATAGGAGGTACCAAGGATATTCCCATTGATGTCCGGCTGATTGTTGCTACCAATGAAAATCTTTCAGAAGCAGTCAAGCAAGGAGATTTCCGTGAAGATTTATACCACCGATTCAATGAATTTAAAATTTATCTGGCTCCGCTTAGAGAGCGTAGCACTGATGTAAAAGTGTTTGCCCGCTACTTCCTGGATAATGCCAATCAGGAACTTGGTAAAGAAGTAAAAGACTTTGAGCCTGAAGTTTTGGCTAAGATGAAGGATTACTACTGGCACGGAAATTTAAGAGAGCTTTATAATGTAGTAAAACGGTCGGTCCTATTGGCACAAACAGATAAAATAACGCTGGAATGTTTGCCTGAGGAAATTAAATCTCCTGTCTATTTTGAACAAAGTGAACCTGTTAGTCAGGAGGCACAAGGTGAACCTTCAAACTTGAAATCAGTCTCTAAAATCGCGGAAAGAGAAGCCATTATCAGTGTACTTGAAAAAACCGGATATAACAAGACCAAGGCTGCGGATGTTCTCAATATAGACAGGAAGACCCTTTATAATAAAATGAAATCTTACAACATAGATCTCTGA
- a CDS encoding glycosyltransferase family protein: MKVLYAIQGTGNGHVSRARDIIPLLQQKTELDILISGIQADVSLPYPVAYQMKGMSFIFGKSGGVDLLETYKKTNTRQLWKDIQQFPVEKYDLIINDFEPVTAWASYLKKAPCISLSHQSAILAAHSPQPKKGDAFGKMILKRYAPSAMKYGFHFAAFDENIFTPVIRKEIREAEVKDKGHYTVYLPSYDDEKLIKRLKKISDVKWHIFSKHTRQKHKVKNLRIKPINNESFIKSLASCKGILCGAGFETPAEALYLNKKLMVIPMKNQYEQHCNAAALETLGIPVLKNLKKKQVPKIEEWVSHGKSLEINYPDITEDVIDMVLTKHLRVKAEEKPV, from the coding sequence ATGAAAGTATTGTATGCCATCCAGGGGACAGGTAATGGACATGTGAGCAGGGCCAGAGATATCATTCCACTCCTTCAACAAAAAACAGAATTGGATATTTTGATCAGCGGGATACAGGCTGATGTCAGCCTGCCCTATCCAGTCGCATATCAGATGAAAGGGATGAGCTTTATTTTTGGAAAATCTGGTGGGGTTGATTTGCTTGAGACCTATAAGAAAACAAACACCCGGCAGCTATGGAAAGATATACAGCAATTTCCGGTGGAGAAGTACGATCTCATCATCAATGATTTTGAACCGGTCACAGCCTGGGCTTCTTATCTGAAAAAAGCTCCCTGCATCAGCCTTAGTCACCAAAGTGCTATTTTAGCGGCTCATTCTCCCCAGCCCAAGAAGGGTGATGCTTTTGGTAAAATGATACTAAAGCGATACGCCCCTTCTGCCATGAAGTACGGCTTTCATTTCGCTGCCTTTGACGAAAATATATTTACTCCGGTAATCCGAAAAGAGATCAGGGAAGCTGAAGTTAAAGACAAAGGCCATTATACAGTTTACCTTCCCTCCTACGATGATGAAAAATTGATCAAGCGGCTTAAGAAAATCAGTGATGTCAAATGGCACATTTTCTCCAAACACACCCGGCAGAAACATAAAGTTAAAAACCTGAGAATTAAGCCTATAAATAATGAAAGTTTTATTAAGAGTTTGGCTTCGTGCAAAGGAATACTTTGTGGTGCTGGTTTTGAAACCCCGGCAGAAGCTTTGTACCTTAATAAAAAACTAATGGTGATCCCCATGAAAAACCAGTATGAACAGCACTGTAATGCCGCAGCCCTTGAAACGCTGGGTATACCTGTCCTAAAAAACTTAAAAAAGAAGCAGGTTCCAAAAATTGAGGAGTGGGTAAGTCATGGAAAATCGCTGGAGATCAACTATCCAGACATCACTGAAGACGTCATTGATATGGTTCTGACAAAACATTTAAGGGTAAAAGCAGAAGAAAAACCAGTTTAA
- a CDS encoding TonB-dependent receptor domain-containing protein, producing the protein MAQDKYRVVGTVVDEDNDEAVAYAQVALYEPGSSSPYAGGITQDNGKFMIQAEEGQYELKVIFVGYEEKRLTDIVVEDSPVKLGNIILSADAKQLEEVVIESNKIRRPVSTDLEGLNIRPDQTLSNVGGSLLDVLRNTPSVNVSQDGTVSIRGSSGTNVLIDGRNSALASDLEQIPASAIDQVKIVNNPNAKYDAEGAGGVINIQLKRGKDQGTNGKAEVTLGTRYRLNTNLRLNHKTTDYNVYGGYSFRSWPRVGRSQTTRLTFDDNQRLEQYSDRESQDKEHTINIGGDYFLGKNKISYEGAFNMEDESDFENNFTQVFDTETGNTLLEYNRQNRETEDNFSMDNALIYERLFDQKGKEFRFSISHSFRDQLENQDISVFRGTVDPEGEVPNGEERSLNDEYRKTIVAQADYVQPLGEGKLEAGLKSTYRSFDNDYLYEVLDQNTGEWVNQETVSNRFLYQDQIHAAYAIYSRSFDKLDISLGSRLEQTIVDTKLYNTGEENEQQYLNLFPSLQTLYNINDLNSIKFTYSRRIDRPNGWRLNPFPDISDSLNVRIGNPNLQPEFIHSIELGHMVRFESVDITSNLFYRHVDGQVDYIVRIEDGISYRQPANLNTSQTYGFELITTSQITPWWNVNASYSIFQTEVDGSNLGTDLTNSGLSWNAKLTTDVNLPYGVDFQLTGNYTAPEIEAQGKDLARYYADISLQKSLLSDKANLSVTLRDVFDTRRFAGENYGESFRQSFEYKRESRILLVSLGYNF; encoded by the coding sequence TTGGCACAAGATAAATATCGCGTAGTAGGTACTGTGGTTGATGAAGATAATGATGAAGCCGTAGCCTATGCACAAGTGGCTTTATATGAACCGGGCAGTAGTTCACCCTATGCAGGCGGTATTACACAGGACAATGGTAAGTTCATGATTCAGGCTGAAGAAGGTCAATATGAACTGAAAGTCATTTTTGTTGGGTATGAGGAAAAGAGACTCACTGATATTGTGGTAGAAGACTCACCAGTCAAATTAGGGAATATTATTTTGAGTGCAGATGCAAAACAGCTTGAGGAAGTTGTAATTGAAAGTAATAAAATACGTCGTCCTGTTTCAACTGACTTAGAGGGGTTAAACATCAGACCAGATCAAACCCTATCCAATGTCGGAGGTAGTTTGCTGGATGTACTGAGAAATACTCCTTCTGTAAATGTAAGTCAGGACGGTACAGTATCAATCAGAGGGAGTAGTGGTACCAATGTGTTGATAGACGGAAGAAACTCTGCCCTAGCCTCTGACCTTGAGCAGATCCCCGCCAGTGCTATTGATCAGGTTAAAATCGTAAACAATCCTAATGCAAAATATGATGCCGAAGGAGCAGGGGGAGTAATTAATATTCAGCTGAAAAGAGGAAAGGACCAAGGGACTAATGGTAAGGCTGAAGTCACTTTGGGCACAAGATATAGGCTTAATACTAACCTGAGATTGAACCATAAAACTACTGACTACAATGTGTACGGGGGATACAGTTTCCGCAGTTGGCCTAGAGTAGGTCGTTCTCAGACTACCAGATTAACTTTTGACGATAATCAAAGACTAGAGCAGTACAGCGACCGTGAGAGTCAGGATAAAGAGCATACTATTAATATCGGTGGCGACTATTTCTTAGGGAAAAATAAAATCAGCTACGAAGGAGCTTTCAACATGGAAGATGAAAGCGATTTTGAGAATAATTTCACACAGGTTTTTGACACTGAAACAGGGAATACGCTACTGGAATATAACCGTCAAAACAGAGAGACAGAAGATAATTTTTCAATGGATAATGCCCTGATTTATGAACGCTTGTTTGATCAGAAAGGAAAGGAATTTAGATTTTCTATCAGCCATTCTTTCAGAGACCAGTTAGAAAACCAGGATATTAGTGTGTTTCGTGGAACAGTTGATCCTGAAGGTGAAGTGCCTAATGGTGAAGAACGTTCATTAAATGATGAATACAGAAAGACTATTGTAGCGCAGGCTGACTATGTACAACCTCTGGGTGAAGGAAAGCTGGAAGCGGGCTTAAAGTCTACCTATCGCTCATTTGATAATGATTACCTATACGAAGTATTAGATCAGAATACTGGTGAATGGGTCAATCAGGAGACCGTAAGTAACCGGTTCCTATATCAGGATCAGATTCATGCAGCTTATGCAATATACTCACGGAGTTTTGACAAATTAGATATCTCACTTGGTTCAAGATTGGAACAAACCATCGTGGATACAAAACTGTATAATACGGGTGAAGAAAACGAACAGCAGTACCTGAATTTATTCCCTAGTTTACAGACACTTTACAATATTAATGATCTGAACTCTATTAAATTCACCTATAGCAGAAGAATAGATCGTCCGAATGGTTGGAGGTTGAATCCTTTTCCTGATATTTCCGACTCATTGAATGTAAGAATAGGTAATCCTAACTTACAGCCAGAGTTCATTCACTCTATAGAGTTAGGGCATATGGTACGTTTTGAGAGCGTAGATATTACCTCTAACCTTTTCTATCGTCATGTTGATGGGCAGGTAGACTATATTGTCAGAATTGAGGATGGTATATCGTATCGTCAGCCTGCTAACCTGAATACAAGTCAGACTTACGGTTTTGAATTGATTACAACATCTCAAATTACGCCCTGGTGGAATGTCAACGCAAGTTACTCAATTTTCCAGACAGAGGTAGATGGTAGTAATTTGGGGACAGACCTTACGAACAGTGGACTTTCCTGGAATGCTAAACTAACGACAGATGTAAATCTTCCCTATGGTGTGGATTTTCAACTGACTGGTAATTATACGGCCCCTGAAATAGAAGCACAGGGTAAAGATCTTGCACGTTACTATGCAGATATAAGCTTACAGAAATCACTTTTAAGTGACAAAGCTAATCTCAGTGTAACTTTAAGAGATGTATTTGATACAAGAAGATTCGCTGGAGAGAATTATGGCGAAAGTTTCAGACAAAGTTTTGAATACAAAAGGGAATCCAGAATTCTTCTGGTAAGTCTTGGTTATAATTTTTAA
- a CDS encoding UDP-2,3-diacylglucosamine diphosphatase, translated as MSSKKRQLDVAIISDVHLGTYGCNARELHKYLKSIQPKILVLNGDIIDIWQFSKRYFPTTHMKIIKQIFSMASKGVHVYYVTGNHDEMLRKFEGFTMGTLKIVNKMVLDLDGKKAWIFHGDVFDITMKHSKWLAKLGAIGYDSLILLNAMVNFCSEKVGRGKVSFSKRIKNSVKSAVKFIDDFETTASDIAISNGYDYVICGHIHNPEIRKITTDEGEVTYLNSGDWVENLTALEYQNCQWSLYKYGDDHILQNDDHEEDDNSMDISVLYTNLLQEFQLKKA; from the coding sequence ATGTCTTCAAAAAAAAGGCAATTGGATGTAGCCATCATTTCTGATGTACACCTGGGCACTTACGGATGCAATGCCCGTGAATTACATAAATACCTGAAAAGTATCCAACCTAAAATACTCGTCCTGAATGGTGATATCATTGATATCTGGCAGTTCAGCAAGCGGTATTTTCCTACCACACATATGAAAATCATCAAGCAGATATTTAGTATGGCGTCTAAAGGAGTGCATGTCTACTACGTTACCGGTAATCATGATGAGATGCTTCGCAAATTTGAAGGCTTTACGATGGGGACCCTCAAAATTGTGAATAAAATGGTTTTGGACTTAGACGGCAAGAAAGCCTGGATATTTCATGGAGATGTCTTTGACATTACCATGAAACACTCCAAATGGCTGGCAAAGCTTGGCGCTATTGGTTACGATTCTCTGATACTTCTTAATGCAATGGTCAATTTCTGTTCTGAAAAAGTGGGCAGAGGCAAGGTTTCTTTCAGCAAGAGGATAAAAAATAGTGTAAAGAGTGCCGTCAAATTTATTGATGACTTTGAAACTACCGCTTCTGACATCGCGATTTCCAACGGTTATGACTATGTGATTTGTGGTCATATACATAATCCTGAAATTAGAAAAATCACTACTGATGAAGGAGAGGTCACTTATTTGAACAGTGGAGACTGGGTAGAAAACCTGACTGCGCTGGAATATCAGAATTGTCAATGGTCACTTTATAAATACGGTGATGACCATATTCTTCAAAACGACGATCATGAAGAAGATGATAATAGTATGGATATTTCAGTTTTATATACCAATTTATTACAGGAGTTTCAACTCAAAAAAGCATGA
- a CDS encoding gamma-glutamylcyclotransferase family protein gives MNFYNVFVYGTLRKGGINHHIIKTCECISDQYVLKGFSLYDFEQWYPYMIKSANDDFVIGEIYQVDEKVKRKLDILEDVENNLYKFIYLPSDEFYTYIKYDKNVKNYQKVHSGDWIAYVRLISNAG, from the coding sequence ATGAATTTTTACAATGTATTTGTTTACGGTACTCTACGCAAGGGAGGTATTAATCATCATATAATCAAGACTTGTGAATGTATAAGTGATCAATATGTGTTAAAAGGATTTAGTCTATATGATTTTGAACAATGGTACCCTTACATGATCAAAAGTGCAAATGATGATTTTGTCATCGGTGAAATATATCAAGTGGATGAGAAAGTAAAACGTAAGCTTGACATTTTAGAAGATGTAGAGAACAACTTATATAAATTTATATATTTGCCATCAGACGAGTTTTATACCTATATAAAGTATGATAAAAATGTTAAAAATTATCAGAAAGTTCACAGTGGTGATTGGATAGCTTATGTACGATTGATAAGTAATGCTGGCTGA
- a CDS encoding diacylglycerol/lipid kinase family protein, protein MNKKRCLFIINPISGIGKQKLLPQLIKRHLDHLQYSYDIAYTQYAGHAPLLTDENKADFDIVVAVGGDGTVNEVATALVDSPTTLAVIPSGSGNGFARYLDISMQVSKAIAQLNSCKVKKLDTGLLNDKTFFNVSGVGFDGQISKTFAEQLKRGYMTYARCVIEEFQTFAPKKFRYQFQGQVVEEDYFLIAFANTTQYGNNAIIAPHASASDGLLDIVLVRPFPPFHLPTFTMMALFRNLHHSPYVRIIQTTEFSIENIDQAPIHIDGEYLSNDENIRVSIKAGSLRVMAPVK, encoded by the coding sequence ATGAATAAAAAGCGCTGCCTGTTTATTATTAACCCAATTTCTGGTATTGGAAAACAAAAACTGCTACCCCAACTGATCAAAAGACACCTTGATCATCTTCAATATAGCTATGACATTGCGTACACCCAATATGCCGGCCATGCCCCCTTGCTTACTGACGAAAACAAAGCTGATTTTGATATTGTCGTTGCGGTAGGTGGTGATGGTACTGTCAATGAGGTGGCTACTGCGCTGGTAGATTCACCCACTACCTTGGCAGTAATTCCTTCCGGTTCAGGTAATGGCTTTGCAAGGTACCTGGATATTTCAATGCAGGTAAGTAAGGCTATTGCCCAACTCAACAGTTGTAAGGTAAAAAAATTAGATACAGGCTTGCTCAATGACAAAACCTTTTTCAATGTCTCTGGTGTAGGCTTTGATGGGCAGATCAGCAAGACCTTTGCTGAACAGCTTAAGCGGGGATACATGACGTACGCTCGTTGTGTTATAGAAGAGTTTCAAACTTTTGCCCCCAAAAAATTTCGTTATCAATTTCAGGGTCAAGTTGTAGAAGAAGATTATTTCCTCATCGCCTTTGCCAATACCACACAGTACGGCAATAACGCGATCATCGCTCCTCACGCCAGTGCCAGCGATGGCCTGCTTGACATTGTGCTTGTGAGACCTTTTCCTCCATTTCACCTTCCTACCTTCACCATGATGGCGCTATTCCGGAATCTCCATCACTCTCCTTATGTGCGTATTATTCAAACCACAGAATTTAGTATAGAAAATATAGACCAGGCTCCTATTCACATTGATGGTGAATATCTGAGTAATGATGAAAATATCAGAGTCAGCATCAAAGCAGGAAGTTTACGTGTAATGGCTCCTGTTAAATAA